GATGCGGATCCTCAGAGCCGAGCACCAGCATGCCGGGCAGGCGGCCGCTGCCCAGATCCAGCTTCAGGCAAGCTTCGGAGCGGATCCACTCCGCCTTGCCGCCATAGATCCGGGCGCTGCCGGTCTGCAGCTGGCGCAGGGTAACCTGACGGTCCGGCCCGCCGCGCCCGCCTGCAGCGGCGTAGTCGGCGACATAGCCGGGCGAGACGATTTTCAGCACATCGCCGATACGTTCGGCGGCGGCGCTGCCGTCCTCCTGCCGGGTTTCCAGCACCAGCGCCAGCGCATCGACGCGCAGGATTTCGGCCATCTCCTGATTGAGGCTGGCCAGGAAATCGGTGAAATCGGTGGGGTCCAGCAGGCGCAGCACCGCGCGGTGGATCTGGTTGGTGCCGGACAGGTTTTCATAGGCTGCGGCGATTACTGAACGGTGCGTATCCTCCAGCCGATCCAGCCGCGCCTCCAGCCGCTCCATGGCGATGCCGCGCAGATCCACGATATTCGAGCCCATCGCGCGTTCATTGGCGCTGACGAGGGCGTTCATCAGATTCTGATCCTCCAGGATCGCGTCTGGTTTTTCCAGAATCGCGGCGCGCAGGGCGTCGTCGAGTTTGGCGGTATTGCTGCTCATGTTCGAACCTCTTTGGGGTCTTTTGACCGGGTTATAACATGGGTTTTGGGCGATGCGGGTGAAAAATGTGTCTCTGGTGGGAAAACGCCGAAGCTCCGCATCAAGGGTATCGGGAGGCTCCCGCCCACTGCGGGGCCGCCATGGGCGGCCTCCTCGCTGGTTGGGCCGGGCGCCGGGCCGTTGCCCGGCGCGGCGGTCCTGGCGGACCTTTTGAGGTTTGCTGCGAAGCGTTTGAGGGGGCGCTCTGCCCCCTCAAAGCGCCCTGTCGATTGTGTTTTGAAAGGCGCCGCATCAAGGGTGGATCGCGCGGGGCGCGACCGCTGCGCGGCCCTTGACCCGGCGGTTTGCGCCGGACCAGAAAACGCCAAGAAAAAAGCGCCCCGGGATGGGGCGCCTTTGGGTCGTTGGATTATTGGCCCCGGATCAGAGGATCTTGATGCCTGCGTCCTTGATGTCGGCGAGGAAGGCATCAAGCCCCTTGTCGGTGAGCGGGTGGTTCACCATGGATTTGATCACGGCAGGGGGTGCGGTGATCACGTCGGCGCCGATGCGAGCAGAGTCCAGTACGTGGTTCACGGTGCGGATCGAGGCGGCGAGGATCTCGGTCTCGAACCCGTAGTTGTCGTAGATGGTGCGGATATCCTCGATCAGCTCCATGCCATCGAGGTTGATGTCATCCAGACGCCCGATGAAGGGAGAGATGAAGCTGGCACCGGCCTTGGCCGCCAGAAGCGCCTGATTGGCGGAGAAGCACAGCGTCACGTTGACCATATTTCCGTCGTCGCTGAGCACCTTGCAGGCCTTGAGGCCATCCCAGGTCAGCGGCACCTTGACGGCGATATTCTCGGCGATTTCGACCAGCTTGCGGCCTTCGGCGATCATGGTTTCGGCATCGGTGGCGGTGACTTCGGCGGAAACGGGACCGTCGACCAGATCGCAGATTTCCTTGGTGACTTCGATGATGTCACGGCCGGATTTCTTGATCAGCGAGGGGTTGGTGGTGACGCCATCCACCATGCCAAGGTCATTGAGTTCGGCAATGGCATCGATTTCGGCGGTATCTACGAAGAATTTCATATCCGGGAATCCTTTGGCGTGGGTTGGCCTTGATTGGGCTAGCCTTTACCTCATGGGGGAGGCATTAAAAAGCCCCGGCGGTTTTGCAGGGACACTTTGCACGGACAATTTGCAAGGGCACAAGGTAGGTAGCGGTGAGCGATCAGGAGCATTTCGAAGCAGGAGAGCGAGTGGCGGTGCTGACCACGCAGCCGCTTGACCGGCTTCTGGATTACCGCGCCCCCGAGGGCGGTTGTTTCCTCGGTGCCTATGTCGAGGTGCCGCTGGGTCCGCGCAAGGTGCTGGGCGTGGTCTGGGGGCCGGGCGCGGGCGATTTTGATTCGTCGAAACTGCGCAGCGTGACCCGTGTGCTGGACGTGGCGCCGATGCGCAGCGAAATGCGCGCCTTTCTGGGAAAGGCCGCCGATTACACCCTGACGCCGATGCCCGCGATGCTGCGGCTGGCGAGCCGGGCGCCGGGGCTGTCCGATCCGCCCTCGATGCGCAAGATCCTGCGCCGCGGCGATCAAGAGCCGGACCGGCTGACCGATGCCCGCGCCCGGGTTTTGGACGCGATGGAGGAATTTGGCGGGCTGGCTTTCACCGCCAAGGAACTGGCCGATATGGCGGGCGTGACCCCGTCGGTGGTCAAGGGGTTGGTGAAACAGGGCGCCCTGCGCGAGGAAGAAACCCCGCGCGATCTGCCCTACCCGAATCTGGACCCCGATCTGCCGGGCAAGGCGCTGACCGACGATCAGGCGGCAGCAGCGGCGGCGCTGGAAGAGGGCGTCAAAAGCGGCGCCTATGGCACCACGCTGCTGAAAGGTGTCACTGGATCAGGCAAGACCGAGGTTTATCTGGAGGCGGTGGCGGCTGCCTTGCGCGCCGGGCGGCAGGCGCTGGTCCTGTTGCCCGAGATCGCGCTGACAGCGGAGTTTCTGAAACGGGTCGAAGCGCGGTTCGGCGCCACCCCGGCGGAATGGCATTCCGGCGCCACCATGACCGAACGCCGCCGGGTCTGGCGCATGGTGGGGCAGGGCAAGGCGCAGCTGGTGATCGGCGCCCGCTCGGCGCTGTTCCTGCCGTACCGGAACCTTGGGCTGATCATCGTCGATGAGGAACACGACACCTCTTACAAGCAGGAGGATGGCGTCCTTTACAATGCCCGCGACATGGCGGTGCTGCGCGCGGCCATGTGTTCGGCGCAGGTGGTATTGGCCTCGGCCACGCCCAGCCTTGAAACCTGGGCCAACGCCGACGCAGGCAAGTACAAGCGGCTGGATCTGACCTCGCGCTTTGGCGCCTCGGTGCTGCCGGAGATGCGCGCGGTGGATATGCGGGCCGAGGATCTTCTGCCCTCGACATGGATCTCTCCGACGCTGAAATACGCCATGAAGGCGCGGCTGGAGCGGGGGGAACAGTCGCTGTTGTTCCTCAACCGGCGGGGATTTGCGCCTGTAACCATCTGCCGGGCCTGCGGCGCACAGGTGGCCTGCGATCAGTGCGACAGCCGCATGGTCGAGCATCGCTTCCTGAAGCGGCTGATGTGCCACCAATGCGGTGAGACGAAACCGGTGCCCGAAGTCTGTCCATCGTGTCAGGTCGAGGGCAAGATGGCCCCGGTCGGCCCCGGGATCGAACGGCTGGGAGAGGAGGCAGCCGCGCTGTTTCCCGAAGCGCGCATCGCGGTTCTCAGCTCGGATCTGTTTGGGTCGGCCCGCGCGCTGAAGCAGCGGATCGAGGAGATTGCGGCGGGGGAGGCGGATATTATCCTCGGCACGCAATTGGTGGCCAAGGGGCATAACTTTCCGCTGCTGACGCTGGTGGGCGTGATCGATGCGGACCTGGGTCTGCAGGGGTCTGACCTGCGCGCAGCAGAGCGGACATTCCAGCTGATGCGGCAGGTCGCGGGGCGTGCGGGCCGGGCGGAAAAGCCGGGCGAGGCGCTCTTGCAGACCTTTCAGCCCGAGCATCCGGTGATCCGGGCGATCCTGTCCGGGGACGAGGAAGCCTTCTGGAAGGCTGAGGCCGCTGAACGGCAGGCTGCCGGGGTGCCGCCCTTTGGCCGTATGGCGGGGATCATCCTGTCGGGATCAGATCTGGCGCAGGTCTTTGATCTTGGCGAAACGCTGGCGCGCAACGATGGTGCCCTGCGCCAGATCGGCGCGCAGCTGTTCGGCCCGGCCCCCGCGCCCATCGCCCGGGTCCGGGGCCGCCACCGGGTGCGGCTTCTGGTGAAGGTGGCCAAGGGCGCGCCATTGCAAGAGGCCATCGCCCGCTGGATCGCGCCGGTGCGCCCCAAAGGCGATCTGCGCCTCAGCGTCGATATCGACCCGCAGAGTTTCTTTTAGGGCACGGGGCCTTCTTGCTCCCTTGCGTACACCGCTTTTCGCTGACCGATATGGTCACGAAAAGTCAGAGCAGCTGATCATAGGCCTTCTCGGCCAGTGTGCGCAGGTGATCACGTGGCATCTGGCCGACCACCGCATAGCCCAGCGGGCCATCCTGCCAGTAAAGGCCCTGTGTTGCTCCTTCACCAGCGTAACGGAAGGCGCTGTCGCCGCCGGAATGCTGGGGGGCAATATAAAGGGTAATCCGGGTGCCTGCGTCGTTTTCGTACATGAAAAGCCCGGCCGTTCCGTCCTCGGACGGTAGAACCCGGCCGCCCATCAGCGCAAAACCGGAGGCCGCGAGGTCGGGTGGAACCAGCGGGGCGCCGACGCGTTTTGAGATCCAGCTTTCCAGATGGTCGCGCTGACTGGCGGGCACTTCGACCGGGTGCACCACCTCGACCACATAGGTGTCATGAGCCTTGAGCGCGGCCTGTGCCAGATCATTGCCAGACGTCATGGGAGCCAGCGCGCCGCGCCCGATCCAGCCGCCAAGCCCGCCAAGTGTCAGAAGACCCACCATTGCCGCCACGCGTGCCGGGGCG
This genomic stretch from Phaeobacter gallaeciensis harbors:
- a CDS encoding DUF484 family protein; translation: MSSNTAKLDDALRAAILEKPDAILEDQNLMNALVSANERAMGSNIVDLRGIAMERLEARLDRLEDTHRSVIAAAYENLSGTNQIHRAVLRLLDPTDFTDFLASLNQEMAEILRVDALALVLETRQEDGSAAAERIGDVLKIVSPGYVADYAAAGGRGGPDRQVTLRQLQTGSARIYGGKAEWIRSEACLKLDLGSGRLPGMLVLGSEDPHQFSPQQGTDLLGFFAGVFERTMRRWLS
- the fsa gene encoding fructose-6-phosphate aldolase, with the protein product MKFFVDTAEIDAIAELNDLGMVDGVTTNPSLIKKSGRDIIEVTKEICDLVDGPVSAEVTATDAETMIAEGRKLVEIAENIAVKVPLTWDGLKACKVLSDDGNMVNVTLCFSANQALLAAKAGASFISPFIGRLDDINLDGMELIEDIRTIYDNYGFETEILAASIRTVNHVLDSARIGADVITAPPAVIKSMVNHPLTDKGLDAFLADIKDAGIKIL
- a CDS encoding primosomal protein N' encodes the protein MSDQEHFEAGERVAVLTTQPLDRLLDYRAPEGGCFLGAYVEVPLGPRKVLGVVWGPGAGDFDSSKLRSVTRVLDVAPMRSEMRAFLGKAADYTLTPMPAMLRLASRAPGLSDPPSMRKILRRGDQEPDRLTDARARVLDAMEEFGGLAFTAKELADMAGVTPSVVKGLVKQGALREEETPRDLPYPNLDPDLPGKALTDDQAAAAAALEEGVKSGAYGTTLLKGVTGSGKTEVYLEAVAAALRAGRQALVLLPEIALTAEFLKRVEARFGATPAEWHSGATMTERRRVWRMVGQGKAQLVIGARSALFLPYRNLGLIIVDEEHDTSYKQEDGVLYNARDMAVLRAAMCSAQVVLASATPSLETWANADAGKYKRLDLTSRFGASVLPEMRAVDMRAEDLLPSTWISPTLKYAMKARLERGEQSLLFLNRRGFAPVTICRACGAQVACDQCDSRMVEHRFLKRLMCHQCGETKPVPEVCPSCQVEGKMAPVGPGIERLGEEAAALFPEARIAVLSSDLFGSARALKQRIEEIAAGEADIILGTQLVAKGHNFPLLTLVGVIDADLGLQGSDLRAAERTFQLMRQVAGRAGRAEKPGEALLQTFQPEHPVIRAILSGDEEAFWKAEAAERQAAGVPPFGRMAGIILSGSDLAQVFDLGETLARNDGALRQIGAQLFGPAPAPIARVRGRHRVRLLVKVAKGAPLQEAIARWIAPVRPKGDLRLSVDIDPQSFF
- a CDS encoding anti-sigma factor family protein — translated: MTTHPDTPLSDDELLAYHHGELDEAARAALTERIAADPTAQTRLADWAQQDEELRMLFPEPEEPTPEALTDILRRPAPATAPRSPFRAPARVAAMVGLLTLGGLGGWIGRGALAPMTSGNDLAQAALKAHDTYVVEVVHPVEVPASQRDHLESWISKRVGAPLVPPDLAASGFALMGGRVLPSEDGTAGLFMYENDAGTRITLYIAPQHSGGDSAFRYAGEGATQGLYWQDGPLGYAVVGQMPRDHLRTLAEKAYDQLL